In Dethiosulfovibrio peptidovorans, the genomic stretch GAAGGTATCCGAATCGGATTCGGGGCGTTCCCCACGATTCTGGCAGGACTGATGATGGGGCCTCTGGCTGGAGCCGCCGTCGGAGCTCTGGGAGATGTTATCGGATTTATCATATCACCCATGGGGCCGTATATTCCTCATTTTACGGTTACAGCTGCTCTAACGGGTTTTCTGCCACCCCTGCTGTGGCGACTGTTTGGCAAAGGCGTTCGTTTCTGGCCTGTTTTGGGAGCTATCGTAGGCGGGCAGACAATTACGTCTCTTATTTTGGTTCCCTGTCTTATACGCCATTTTTTCGGTCTGCCATTTGCGACGACTCTTCCAGGAGCCGTGATAAGCCTTGCGTTGACGGCTCCCCTCTGCTCCGTTTTGACTCTCAGACTACACAGAACACTTGTGCCCTCAGCGGCCTCAGCAAAACGCTAAAAGCTCCGTACAAAATCCGGGAATCGATTTCAACGTCGAACCCCGGATTTTTTTTGGACAAGCCAGACACCA encodes the following:
- a CDS encoding ECF transporter S component produces the protein EGIRIGFGAFPTILAGLMMGPLAGAAVGALGDVIGFIISPMGPYIPHFTVTAALTGFLPPLLWRLFGKGVRFWPVLGAIVGGQTITSLILVPCLIRHFFGLPFATTLPGAVISLALTAPLCSVLTLRLHRTLVPSAASAKR